From the genome of Triticum aestivum cultivar Chinese Spring chromosome 3B, IWGSC CS RefSeq v2.1, whole genome shotgun sequence, one region includes:
- the LOC123067039 gene encoding dof zinc finger protein DOF5.3-like: MIFLPAFLDSSNFWNTDHNQLQLQQIGTNTHSTTTSSPAGPGDGECKNSNKKRFMATAGAGSGAAGGGDDGCGGAVDGDCGGIGNKKSRSMSERARLARLPQPVPGLNCPRCDSTNTKFCYFNNYSLTQPRHFCRSCSRYWTRGGALRNVPVGGGCRRNTKRRAKPKVVSATSRAAMVGTSSVTSTMSSSTTYVTGTGTTPPRLQYPMFGSVPSHDSQFADSFDPANLGLIFPVRLLLADSDASAVDGCAQQHHHHAHGNGMEQLSVAQDSFPFMYAMDHQMSGLSAQAMPITMGTMQGMFHVGLQGIGGGNGDEIGGQQLHHPPAKRNHKQQDYPSSRDMYGDVVNANGGVGYI; the protein is encoded by the exons ATGATCTTCCTTCCTGCCTTCCTTGATTCATCAAACTTCTGGAACACCGACCATAACCAGCTTCAG CTGCAACAAATCGGTACTAACACTCATAGTACTACCACTTCTTCACCCGCTGGTCCTGGTGATGGAGAATGCAAGAACAGCAATAAAAAACGGTTCATGGCCACGGCCGGGGCTGGCTCCGGCGCTGCAGGGGGTGGCGATGATGGTTGCGGCGGTGCTGTTGACGGCGATTGCGGTGGCATCGGGAATAAGAAGTCGAGGTCCATGTCAGAGCGAGCACGGCTAGCGCGGTTGCCGCAGCCAGTGCCAGGGCTCAACTGCCCGCGATGCGACTCCACCAACACCAAATTTTGCTACTTCAATAACTACTCCCTTACCCAGCCCCGCCACTTCTGCCGCTCCTGCAGCCGCTACTGGACCCGCGGCGGCGCGCTCCGCAACGTCCCCGTCGGCGGGGGGTGTCGTCGCAATACCAAGCGCAGGGCCAAGCCCAAGGTGGTATCAGCCACCTCTCGAGCCGCTATGGTAGGGACGTCGTCCGTGACATCAACCATGTCCAGCAGTACCACTTATGTCACCGGCACCGGCACTACACCACCCAGATTGCAGTACCCCATGTTCGGCAGTGTGCCGTCGCACGACAGCCAGTTCGCCGACAGCTTCGACCCAGCGAACCTTGGTCTCATCTTCCCCGTCAGGCTGCTCCTTGCCGATAGCGATGCTTCCGCAGTAGACGGCTGTGCACAGCAGCACCACCACCATGCCCATGGGAACGGGATGGAGCAGTTGTCGGTAGCGCAGGATAGCTTCCCATTCATGTACGCGATGGATCATCAGATGTCTGGACTGTCAGCTCAGGCTATGCCCATCACAATGGGTACGATGCAGGGCATGTTCCACGTAGGGTTACAGGGCATCGGCGGGGGTAATGGCGATGAGATAGGAGGCCAACAGTTGCACCACCCGCCGGCCAAGAGAAACCACAAGCAGCAAGATTACCCGAGCAGCAGGGACATGTACGGGGACGTGGTCAATGCCAATGGTGGTGTCGGCTACATTTAA